One genomic segment of Candidatus Polarisedimenticolaceae bacterium includes these proteins:
- a CDS encoding glutathione S-transferase family protein — protein MLKLHHLDRSPFGWKVRMVLAEKDVPHELVIPDNKTEDPAFAKLNPYKLTPVLELPDGRSLYESTVINEYLEEAFPQPPMLPKDPYERARIRMLEDTTDQYLYTALRELRAAQFEYAPPYLVRKKPDEIDHKALEGAKAKVHQHLARLEAELSGRNYFGGDIFSLADAGLVPPLTASLPLLSILPDDRYPALRAWALRVNARPSVRASAPKVPLRIRD, from the coding sequence ATGCTCAAGCTCCATCATCTCGATCGCTCGCCGTTCGGCTGGAAGGTCCGCATGGTCCTGGCGGAGAAGGACGTGCCGCACGAGCTCGTCATCCCCGACAACAAGACCGAGGATCCGGCGTTCGCGAAGCTGAACCCCTACAAGCTCACGCCGGTCCTCGAGCTCCCGGACGGACGGTCGCTCTACGAGTCGACCGTGATCAACGAGTACCTCGAGGAGGCGTTCCCGCAGCCGCCGATGCTGCCGAAGGATCCCTACGAGCGAGCGCGTATCCGCATGCTCGAGGACACGACCGACCAGTACCTCTACACGGCGCTCCGCGAGCTGCGTGCCGCCCAGTTCGAGTACGCGCCGCCGTATCTCGTCCGCAAGAAGCCCGACGAGATCGATCACAAGGCGCTCGAGGGCGCCAAGGCGAAGGTCCACCAGCACCTCGCGCGCCTCGAGGCCGAGCTGTCCGGCCGGAACTATTTCGGCGGCGACATTTTCTCGCTCGCCGACGCCGGACTCGTGCCGCCGCTCACGGCGTCGCTCCCGCTCCTCTCGATCCTCCCGGACGACCGCTACCCCGCGCTTCGCGCGTGGGCCCTCCGGGTCAATGCGCGCCCGTCGGTGCGCGCCTCCGCGCCCAAGGTTCCGCTCAGGATCCGTGACTGA
- a CDS encoding Rieske (2Fe-2S) protein — translation MTDPWVRAGETARWIKGRGRRVDVAGNAVAVFWDGARFIAVADACPHMGASLADGRLVGDDLQCSWHEWRYDTTTGQCPLRPWAKVRVYETKVEQGALWIKAPEPAKPPEDEQEPEWLTWDPSRYFKK, via the coding sequence GTGACTGATCCCTGGGTTCGCGCCGGCGAGACCGCCCGCTGGATCAAGGGGCGCGGCCGGCGCGTCGACGTCGCCGGAAACGCTGTCGCCGTCTTCTGGGACGGCGCGCGCTTCATCGCCGTCGCCGACGCCTGCCCGCACATGGGCGCGTCTCTCGCCGACGGCCGCCTCGTCGGCGACGACCTGCAGTGCTCGTGGCACGAGTGGCGTTACGACACGACGACGGGTCAGTGCCCCCTGAGGCCGTGGGCGAAGGTGCGCGTCTACGAGACGAAGGTCGAGCAGGGAGCGTTGTGGATCAAAGCACCGGAGCCGGCGAAGCCACCGGAGGACGAACAGGAGCCCGAGTGGCTGACCTGGGATCCGAGCCGCTATTTCAAGAAGTGA